From Bosea sp. NBC_00550, the proteins below share one genomic window:
- a CDS encoding FMN-dependent NADH-azoreductase: MATVLVLNSSASGPDSVSKQLVRSTVERLHSQNPGLRVIERDLDANPIPHLNAETTAAVRAGVTETPAQREALALSNALVDELKAADTIVIGAPMYNFGIPSTLKSWFDYVLRAGVTFRYSEAGPEGLLKGKRAIIVESRGGLYSSGPAQAMDSQEPHLRTMLGFAGITEVTFIRAEKLGYGPESREEAIRNANAELALVA, from the coding sequence ATGGCCACCGTCCTCGTCCTCAACAGCAGCGCCTCCGGCCCCGACTCGGTCTCTAAGCAGCTCGTCCGAAGCACGGTCGAGCGCCTGCACAGCCAGAATCCGGGCCTTCGCGTCATCGAGCGCGACCTCGACGCCAATCCCATCCCGCATCTCAACGCCGAAACGACGGCTGCGGTGCGTGCCGGCGTCACCGAGACTCCGGCGCAGCGCGAGGCGCTCGCCCTCTCCAACGCGCTGGTCGATGAGCTGAAGGCCGCCGACACCATCGTCATCGGCGCGCCGATGTATAATTTCGGCATTCCCTCCACCCTGAAGAGCTGGTTCGACTACGTGCTGCGCGCCGGCGTCACCTTCCGCTACAGCGAAGCCGGCCCGGAGGGCCTGCTCAAGGGCAAGCGCGCCATCATCGTCGAGAGCCGCGGCGGCCTCTACAGCAGCGGCCCGGCCCAGGCGATGGACTCGCAGGAGCCGCATCTGCGCACGATGCTCGGCTTCGCCGGCATCACCGAAGTCACCTTCATCCGCGCCGAGAAGCTGGGCTACGGCCCGGAATCGCGCGAGGAAGCGATCCGCAACGCCAACGCCGAGCTCGCCCTCGTCGCCTGA
- a CDS encoding LysR family transcriptional regulator — protein sequence MAELDDIRSFIAVVDAGGFGRAAQTLGVAKSIVSRRVSRLEEELGTRLLSRTTRGVSATEAGLEFKARSERILAELNEAREAVAQQAGGVAGRLRLAMPLTFGNRHVAPLLGDLAQTYPRLEIDVQASDRYVDLIGERFDAAIRIGSLKDSSLIARRIAPVHATVVGSPAYLERRGRPATPADLHDHDCLLYSGTADQDWVFRAGKRWVSERPAGRMHSDSGDTLLAWAIAGLGLAVLPTFIASDGIRSGAVEPILLDYPMPTRALYVVRPPGAYVPGKVRVLIDLLVERFGGTPYWDPCQMEAHHRGIRLDEPLSSQLTPAAEPEYQVA from the coding sequence ATGGCGGAGCTCGACGATATCCGAAGCTTCATTGCCGTGGTTGATGCCGGCGGTTTCGGCCGGGCGGCGCAGACCCTCGGTGTGGCGAAGTCGATCGTCAGCCGCCGCGTCAGCCGGCTGGAGGAAGAGCTCGGCACGCGCCTGCTCAGCCGCACGACGCGCGGCGTGAGCGCGACCGAGGCCGGGCTCGAATTCAAAGCGCGCAGCGAGCGCATCCTGGCCGAGCTGAACGAGGCGCGCGAGGCCGTGGCGCAGCAGGCGGGCGGGGTCGCGGGCCGTTTGCGGCTCGCAATGCCGCTCACCTTCGGCAACAGGCATGTCGCGCCGCTGCTGGGCGATCTGGCGCAGACCTATCCGCGGCTGGAGATCGACGTGCAGGCGAGCGACCGCTATGTCGACCTGATCGGCGAGCGTTTCGATGCCGCGATCCGCATCGGCTCCCTCAAGGATTCCAGCCTGATCGCGCGCCGCATCGCACCGGTCCACGCCACCGTCGTCGGCAGCCCGGCCTATCTGGAGCGGCGGGGGCGCCCGGCGACGCCGGCCGATCTGCACGACCATGACTGCCTGCTCTATAGCGGCACGGCCGATCAGGACTGGGTCTTCCGCGCCGGCAAGCGCTGGGTCTCGGAGCGGCCGGCGGGGCGCATGCATTCCGACAGCGGCGACACGCTGCTCGCCTGGGCGATCGCGGGCCTTGGGCTCGCCGTCCTGCCGACCTTCATCGCCTCGGATGGCATCCGCTCCGGCGCGGTCGAGCCGATCCTGCTGGACTATCCGATGCCGACGCGCGCGTTGTATGTCGTGCGCCCGCCGGGAGCCTATGTGCCCGGCAAGGTCAGGGTGCTGATCGACCTGCTTGTCGAGCGCTTCGGCGGCACGCCCTACTGGGACCCCTGTCAGATGGAGGCCCATCATCGCGGCATCAGGCTGGACGAACCCCTGAGCAGCCAGCTCACGCCCGCCGCGGAGCCGGAATATCAAGTGGCGTGA
- a CDS encoding glutathione S-transferase family protein has product MLLVGMLDSPYVRRAAITGTLLEVPFEHRSVSVFRHMDAFREINPLIKAPTLVADDGIVISESLLIIQHFEDVAGRSLRPIEGVARRRDLSLTGIGIVAADKAVSVEYERKRPEAQRYAPWQERIVAQLHTALDLLDAAAKEGELSAGPELLPSDIAAAIAWGFCRFVIPEFVPEERWQALAEQARACEALDVFKAWPINRE; this is encoded by the coding sequence ATGCTGCTCGTCGGAATGCTCGATAGCCCTTATGTCCGCCGCGCCGCGATCACGGGCACCTTGCTGGAAGTCCCCTTCGAGCACCGCTCGGTCTCGGTGTTCCGGCACATGGACGCTTTCCGGGAGATCAACCCGCTGATCAAGGCGCCGACATTGGTCGCCGACGACGGCATCGTCATCAGCGAATCCCTGCTCATCATCCAGCATTTCGAGGATGTGGCCGGCCGCTCGTTGCGTCCGATCGAGGGCGTGGCCCGCCGGCGCGACCTGTCGCTCACCGGTATCGGCATCGTCGCCGCCGACAAGGCGGTCTCGGTCGAATACGAGCGCAAGCGGCCGGAAGCGCAGCGCTATGCGCCCTGGCAGGAGCGGATCGTCGCCCAGCTGCATACGGCGCTCGATCTGCTCGATGCGGCTGCGAAGGAGGGCGAACTCTCTGCGGGGCCGGAATTGCTGCCGAGCGACATCGCCGCCGCCATCGCCTGGGGTTTCTGCCGTTTCGTGATCCCGGAATTCGTGCCGGAGGAGCGTTGGCAGGCTCTGGCTGAGCAGGCGCGAGCCTGCGAGGCGCTCGACGTCTTCAAGGCCTGGCCGATCAACCGGGAATAG
- a CDS encoding DUF882 domain-containing protein, producing the protein MAFAASIMAIRGTQDAVANGDTRTITIRHMHTKEETTVTFKRDGRYDSAALEKLNWALRDWRNDDPIRMDPRLFDVVWEVQRQLGSDQPFHVVSAYRSPGTNAMLRRRSRAVAKHSQHMLGKAMDFYLPDAPTARIREIGMRLQRGGVGFYPNAHTPFVHLDVGSVRSWPRMTRDQLVRLFPDEKTVHLPADGHPLAGYEIAKAEILSGGGAVAGYATADFDEGAVIASGGKSLWASLFGGDEEEVDARPTRGRRSAPRQQPAVMAYANPGYSDSNSGDGGRFAVAAAPEPSTRALARERSERLAAQAAAPAPAAAPAPEPAALPTPPAQPQQRPLQENRPQLIDAPLPLARPRGLSSPVDETTQIAALPSTGGALAFASPSGPAGDQRLILASLPPRRPDEMAAATVALAGSPTNAPLPPIRPTALADAAIASLRGTDVPETAAAPAAEGRLVMAALPPVRPREGGVSFVAASQRSVPVAAEPEEPEPMDRSGLNSLFATVARTTVSPGRPVNVATARSKAAGPSAAPIAGPSPAAALGFSHADPVDAKPGAFTGPAVRPLPTNFVQN; encoded by the coding sequence ATGGCCTTCGCCGCCTCGATCATGGCGATTCGCGGCACGCAGGACGCCGTCGCCAACGGCGATACCCGCACGATCACGATCCGGCACATGCACACCAAGGAGGAGACGACCGTCACCTTCAAGCGTGACGGCCGCTACGACTCCGCGGCGCTGGAAAAGCTGAACTGGGCCCTGCGCGACTGGCGCAACGACGATCCGATCAGGATGGATCCGCGGCTGTTCGACGTGGTCTGGGAGGTGCAGCGCCAGCTCGGCTCGGACCAGCCCTTCCACGTCGTCTCGGCCTATCGCTCGCCCGGCACCAATGCGATGCTGCGACGCCGCTCGCGCGCCGTCGCCAAGCACAGCCAGCACATGCTCGGCAAGGCGATGGACTTCTACCTGCCGGACGCCCCGACCGCGCGCATCCGCGAGATCGGCATGCGGCTCCAGCGCGGTGGCGTCGGCTTCTATCCCAACGCCCATACGCCATTCGTCCATCTCGACGTCGGCTCAGTCCGCTCCTGGCCGCGCATGACGCGCGACCAGCTCGTGCGGCTGTTCCCGGACGAGAAGACCGTCCACCTGCCGGCCGATGGGCATCCGCTCGCCGGCTACGAGATCGCCAAAGCGGAGATCCTCTCCGGCGGCGGCGCGGTCGCCGGCTATGCCACCGCCGATTTCGACGAGGGCGCGGTCATCGCCTCCGGCGGCAAGAGCCTGTGGGCCTCGCTCTTCGGCGGCGACGAGGAGGAGGTCGATGCCCGGCCGACCCGCGGCCGCCGCAGCGCGCCGCGCCAGCAGCCGGCCGTCATGGCCTATGCCAATCCGGGCTACAGCGACAGCAACTCCGGCGATGGCGGCCGCTTCGCCGTCGCCGCCGCGCCCGAGCCGTCGACGAGGGCGCTCGCGCGCGAGCGGTCCGAGCGCCTGGCGGCGCAGGCCGCAGCACCAGCGCCGGCAGCGGCCCCCGCCCCGGAACCGGCTGCCTTGCCGACCCCGCCCGCTCAACCGCAACAGCGCCCCCTCCAGGAGAACAGGCCACAGCTGATCGACGCGCCGCTGCCTCTGGCGCGGCCGCGCGGCCTATCCTCGCCCGTGGATGAGACGACCCAGATCGCCGCCCTGCCCTCGACCGGCGGCGCGCTCGCCTTTGCGTCGCCATCCGGCCCTGCAGGGGACCAGCGCCTCATCCTCGCCTCGCTGCCGCCGCGCCGGCCGGACGAGATGGCTGCGGCCACCGTCGCTCTCGCCGGCAGCCCGACCAATGCGCCGCTGCCGCCGATCCGGCCGACCGCGCTCGCCGACGCCGCGATCGCCTCGCTGCGCGGGACCGATGTTCCCGAGACCGCAGCGGCTCCTGCTGCGGAGGGCCGGCTCGTGATGGCCGCTCTGCCGCCGGTCCGCCCGCGCGAAGGCGGCGTCAGCTTCGTCGCGGCCAGCCAGCGCTCGGTTCCCGTCGCCGCCGAGCCGGAAGAGCCGGAGCCGATGGATCGCTCGGGCCTGAATTCGCTGTTCGCCACGGTGGCGCGCACGACCGTTTCGCCGGGCAGGCCTGTCAATGTCGCGACGGCACGCTCCAAGGCTGCGGGCCCATCGGCCGCGCCGATCGCCGGCCCAAGCCCGGCCGCCGCGCTCGGCTTCAGCCATGCCGATCCGGTAGACGCCAAGCCCGGCGCCTTCACCGGCCCGGCGGTCCGCCCGCTCCCGACGAATTTCGTCCAGAACTGA
- a CDS encoding L,D-transpeptidase family protein — MRRRHWAKLTTATALAIILGSVPLRAETPVQTDATLGIPLPEQPELKLLDAERPASPQATAAHSGDASEAEIVTGTVSAGGRLRDPAKLDATAPVEAEQEPVTLDIPAIEMPAADPALVPASKSVEPAPAPQTGPLQSVEPLVPPPEMPKVVVTVPPGLEFATAVAERLPDAVALQRLAERERNEIIAAYQANENKPFWIDGKGWNEAGKRIVAQLGRAAEDGLRPGDYPLPAFEASDKAKLAEADIRLSALAVLYARDARGGRIDPRRLSKLITPTLYLPSATEVLSELAGATDAGAVLAAYNPPHAGYQRLKAKLAEMREHLDDTPLVRIPAGPPLKLGMRDERVPLVRARLGLGPSEEPVFDRSTSLALADFQKKAGLPANGVLSERTLAALGKPATVRGEEDMVAQMERWRWLPPDLGTDHIMVNVPEMRVRVIRSGKVVHEARTIIGKPESATPIFSHKMDHVIVNPSWYVPPSILKKEFLPGLAADPDYAARRGYVVTRTKGGGISVRQPPGERNALGWIKFMFPNEHAVYLHDTPNRRLFAGERRALSHGCVRVENPFALADQVLGPEWTHERLKRLIGSGERRINLPQPLAIHLVYNTIVVGADGQITRFDDVYGFHRMVRQALEQRG; from the coding sequence ATGCGTCGTCGCCACTGGGCGAAACTGACCACGGCAACAGCCTTGGCCATTATTCTGGGATCCGTCCCGCTCCGCGCCGAAACCCCGGTCCAGACCGACGCCACGCTCGGAATCCCGCTGCCGGAACAGCCGGAGCTTAAGCTGCTCGACGCCGAGCGGCCGGCCTCTCCGCAGGCCACGGCCGCCCATTCCGGCGATGCCTCCGAAGCGGAGATCGTCACCGGCACGGTCTCGGCCGGCGGCCGCCTGCGCGACCCGGCCAAGCTCGACGCCACCGCACCGGTGGAGGCCGAGCAGGAGCCGGTCACGCTCGACATTCCCGCCATCGAAATGCCCGCGGCCGACCCGGCGCTGGTGCCGGCCTCCAAATCCGTAGAGCCGGCGCCTGCGCCGCAGACCGGACCGCTGCAGAGCGTCGAGCCGCTGGTGCCGCCGCCCGAGATGCCCAAGGTCGTGGTCACTGTTCCGCCCGGCCTGGAATTCGCGACGGCCGTGGCCGAGCGCCTTCCGGACGCGGTCGCGCTGCAGCGCCTCGCCGAACGCGAGCGCAACGAGATCATCGCCGCGTATCAGGCGAACGAGAACAAGCCGTTCTGGATCGACGGCAAGGGCTGGAACGAGGCGGGCAAGCGCATCGTCGCGCAGCTCGGCCGCGCCGCCGAAGACGGATTGCGCCCGGGCGACTACCCCCTCCCCGCCTTCGAGGCCAGCGACAAGGCCAAGCTCGCCGAAGCCGATATCCGCCTCTCGGCACTGGCCGTGCTCTATGCCCGCGACGCGCGCGGCGGCCGCATCGATCCCCGCCGTCTCTCGAAGCTGATCACGCCGACCCTTTACCTGCCGTCGGCGACCGAGGTGCTCTCCGAGCTCGCCGGGGCCACCGATGCCGGCGCGGTGCTTGCCGCCTACAACCCGCCGCATGCAGGCTACCAGCGCCTCAAGGCCAAGCTGGCCGAGATGCGCGAGCATCTCGACGACACGCCGCTGGTGCGCATCCCCGCCGGCCCGCCGCTCAAGCTCGGCATGCGCGACGAGCGCGTCCCGCTGGTGCGCGCCCGCCTCGGCCTCGGCCCGAGCGAGGAGCCGGTCTTCGACCGCTCGACCTCGCTCGCGCTGGCCGACTTCCAGAAGAAGGCCGGGCTGCCCGCCAACGGCGTTCTGAGCGAGCGCACGCTGGCGGCGCTGGGCAAGCCGGCCACCGTGCGCGGCGAGGAGGACATGGTCGCGCAGATGGAGCGCTGGCGCTGGCTGCCGCCCGATCTCGGCACCGACCACATCATGGTCAACGTGCCGGAGATGCGGGTGCGGGTCATCCGCTCCGGCAAGGTCGTCCACGAGGCCCGCACCATCATCGGCAAGCCGGAATCGGCGACGCCCATCTTCTCGCACAAGATGGACCACGTCATCGTCAACCCGTCCTGGTACGTGCCGCCCTCGATCCTCAAGAAGGAATTCCTGCCCGGCCTCGCCGCCGATCCGGATTATGCGGCCAGGCGCGGCTATGTCGTCACCCGCACCAAGGGCGGCGGCATCTCGGTGCGCCAGCCGCCCGGCGAGCGCAACGCGCTCGGCTGGATCAAGTTCATGTTCCCGAACGAGCATGCGGTCTATCTGCACGATACGCCGAACCGCCGGCTCTTCGCCGGCGAGAGGCGGGCGCTCAGCCATGGCTGTGTGCGTGTCGAGAACCCCTTCGCGCTGGCCGACCAGGTGCTCGGCCCGGAATGGACGCATGAGCGGCTGAAGCGCCTGATCGGCTCGGGCGAGCGCCGTATCAACCTGCCGCAGCCGCTGGCGATCCACCTCGTCTACAACACGATCGTCGTCGGCGCCGACGGCCAGATCACCCGCTTCGACGATGTCTACGGCTTCCACCGCATGGTGCGGCAGGCCCTCGAACAACGCGGCTGA
- a CDS encoding sigma-54-dependent transcriptional regulator — protein sequence MTATVLVVDDDPVQRRLLDAMLKRFGYGVTVVEDGKAAVALIGGPDGERIDAIVLDLQMPGLDGMGVLADLRERGIETPVIVQTANGSIETVVSAMRAGASDFVVKPVGAERLQVSLKNALKLGALEHELRHIKHRASNTLGFRDLATKSPDMARVVRLAERAAKSNIPILIEGESGVGKEVLARAIQGSSDRRGKPFVTVNCGAIPHNLVESILFGHEKGAFTGATERHLGKFVEANGGTLFLDEVGELPLDAQVKLLRAIQEGEVDPVGGKKSVRVDIRLISATNKSLLEQVKRGEFREDLYYRLNVFPITLPPLRQRREDIADLARGFLARFAAEEGRKLSGLTREAAALISSYDWPGNVRQLENAVFRAVVLADGDELDVTEFPQIAAQMEGYDVRIPPAPAPIARGEAQDELPPRIIQMPVRDPNALELVAGSDMRKLDDLEREIITFALAHYRGHMSEVSRKLGIGRSTLYRKLKEYGLIDNETGPDETDAA from the coding sequence ATGACCGCCACCGTCCTCGTCGTTGACGACGATCCCGTCCAACGCCGCCTCCTCGACGCGATGCTGAAGCGCTTCGGCTACGGCGTGACCGTGGTCGAGGACGGCAAGGCGGCCGTTGCCCTGATCGGCGGCCCCGACGGCGAGCGCATCGATGCGATCGTGCTCGACCTGCAGATGCCCGGCCTCGACGGCATGGGCGTGCTGGCCGATCTGCGCGAGCGCGGGATCGAAACCCCGGTGATCGTGCAGACGGCGAACGGCTCGATCGAGACCGTGGTGTCGGCGATGCGCGCCGGCGCCTCCGATTTTGTCGTCAAGCCCGTCGGGGCCGAGCGCCTGCAGGTCTCGCTCAAGAACGCGCTCAAGCTCGGCGCGCTCGAGCACGAGCTGCGCCATATCAAGCACCGCGCATCGAACACGCTCGGCTTCCGCGATCTCGCGACCAAGAGCCCGGACATGGCCCGCGTCGTCAGGCTGGCCGAGCGCGCGGCGAAATCCAACATCCCGATCCTGATCGAAGGCGAATCCGGCGTCGGCAAGGAAGTGCTCGCCCGCGCCATCCAGGGCTCCAGCGACCGCAGGGGCAAGCCCTTCGTCACGGTCAATTGCGGCGCGATCCCGCATAATCTCGTCGAGTCGATCCTGTTCGGCCATGAGAAGGGCGCCTTCACCGGCGCGACCGAACGCCATCTCGGCAAGTTCGTCGAAGCCAATGGCGGCACGCTCTTCCTCGACGAGGTCGGCGAATTGCCGCTCGACGCGCAGGTCAAGCTGCTGCGCGCCATCCAGGAGGGCGAGGTCGACCCGGTCGGCGGCAAGAAGTCGGTGCGCGTCGATATCCGCCTGATCTCCGCCACCAACAAGAGCCTGCTGGAGCAGGTGAAGCGCGGCGAGTTCCGCGAGGATCTCTACTATCGTCTCAACGTCTTCCCGATCACCCTGCCGCCGCTGCGCCAGCGCCGCGAGGACATCGCCGATCTGGCGCGGGGCTTCCTCGCCCGCTTCGCCGCCGAGGAGGGCCGCAAGCTCAGCGGCCTCACCCGGGAGGCCGCGGCCCTGATCAGCAGCTACGACTGGCCCGGCAATGTCCGCCAGCTCGAGAACGCCGTGTTCCGCGCCGTCGTCCTGGCCGATGGCGACGAGCTCGATGTCACCGAGTTCCCGCAGATCGCCGCGCAGATGGAGGGTTACGACGTCCGCATCCCGCCCGCCCCCGCCCCGATCGCGCGCGGCGAGGCGCAGGACGAGCTTCCGCCCCGAATCATCCAGATGCCGGTGCGCGATCCCAACGCGCTGGAGCTCGTCGCGGGCTCCGACATGCGCAAACTCGACGATCTCGAGCGCGAGATCATCACCTTCGCGCTGGCGCATTACCGCGGGCACATGTCCGAGGTCTCGCGCAAGCTCGGCATCGGCCGCTCCACGCTCTACCGGAAGCTGAAGGAATACGGGCTGATCGACAACGAGACTGGCCCCGACGAAACCGACGCGGCCTGA
- a CDS encoding M3 family oligoendopeptidase, which translates to MRFHETIRRSRAVAGAARPAGASGDLPEWDLSHLYPGVDSPQLRSDLDRALSEAQALAERYRGKLAEIADQSDASERLAEAVRSYEGLSDLLGRIGAYAGLVYSGDTTDPQRAKFYGDTQDKVNAAITELLFFELELNRIAPEVMAKVSAEAPLSHWKPWLDDLAKDKPHQLEDQIEALFHEKSMTGAAAWNRLFDETIASLRFMVGDEELTLELTLNKLQDSDGEVRRAAAEALSTVFRKELRTFALITNTLAKDKEISDRWRKFDDVADSRHLANRVEREVVDALVAAVREAYPRLSHRYYRLKAKWFGRDALDFWDRNAPLPQVEQRIIPWAEARETVLSAYGAFSPKMAAIAQRFFDERWIDAPPRPGKAPGAFAHPTVPSVHPYVLLNYQGKPRDVMTLAHELGHGVHQVLAAPNGALMAPTPLTLAETASVFGEMLTFRRLLDTTSDRKQRKAMLAAKVEDMINTVVRQIAFYSFERKVHQARREGELTPEALCEIWMSVQAESLGPAIRLSAGYEPYWCYIPHFIHSPFYVYAYAFGDCLVNSLYGVYQNAADGFQERYFALLSAGGTKHHSELLAPFGLDARDPGFWQIGLKMIEGMIIELEGME; encoded by the coding sequence ATGCGTTTTCATGAGACGATCCGGCGTTCCCGCGCTGTGGCGGGCGCGGCCAGGCCGGCCGGGGCTTCCGGCGATCTGCCGGAATGGGATCTGAGCCATCTCTACCCCGGCGTCGATTCGCCTCAGCTCAGGAGCGACCTCGATCGGGCGCTCTCCGAGGCGCAGGCGCTGGCCGAACGCTATCGCGGCAAGCTCGCCGAGATCGCCGATCAGTCCGACGCCAGCGAAAGGCTGGCCGAAGCGGTCAGGAGCTATGAGGGCCTGAGTGATCTGCTCGGCCGCATCGGCGCCTATGCCGGGCTCGTCTATTCCGGCGACACGACCGATCCGCAGCGCGCCAAGTTCTACGGCGACACGCAGGACAAGGTGAACGCGGCGATCACCGAATTGCTGTTCTTCGAGCTGGAGCTCAACCGCATCGCCCCGGAGGTGATGGCGAAGGTGTCTGCGGAAGCCCCGCTCTCGCACTGGAAGCCCTGGCTCGACGATCTCGCCAAGGACAAGCCGCATCAGCTCGAAGACCAGATCGAGGCGCTCTTCCACGAAAAATCGATGACCGGCGCCGCCGCCTGGAACCGGCTCTTCGACGAGACGATCGCCTCGCTGCGCTTCATGGTCGGCGACGAGGAGCTGACGCTGGAACTGACGCTGAACAAGCTGCAGGACAGCGATGGCGAGGTTCGCCGTGCCGCGGCCGAGGCGCTGAGCACAGTGTTCCGCAAGGAGCTGCGCACCTTCGCGCTGATCACCAACACGCTCGCCAAGGACAAGGAGATTTCCGATCGCTGGCGCAAGTTCGACGACGTCGCGGATTCCCGCCACCTCGCCAATAGAGTCGAGCGTGAGGTCGTGGATGCGCTGGTCGCGGCGGTGCGCGAGGCCTATCCGCGCCTGTCGCATCGCTATTACCGGCTGAAGGCCAAGTGGTTCGGCCGCGACGCGCTGGATTTCTGGGACCGCAACGCGCCGCTGCCGCAGGTCGAGCAACGCATAATTCCCTGGGCGGAGGCGCGCGAGACCGTGCTCTCGGCTTATGGCGCCTTCTCGCCGAAGATGGCTGCCATCGCCCAGCGCTTCTTCGACGAGCGCTGGATCGACGCGCCGCCGCGCCCCGGCAAGGCGCCGGGAGCCTTCGCGCATCCGACCGTGCCGTCCGTGCATCCCTATGTGCTGCTGAACTACCAGGGCAAGCCGCGCGACGTGATGACGCTGGCCCATGAGCTCGGCCATGGCGTGCATCAGGTGCTGGCGGCGCCGAACGGCGCGCTGATGGCGCCGACGCCGTTGACCCTGGCCGAAACGGCGAGTGTTTTCGGCGAGATGCTGACCTTCCGCCGGCTGCTCGACACGACCTCCGACCGCAAGCAGCGCAAGGCGATGCTGGCCGCCAAGGTCGAGGACATGATCAACACGGTCGTGCGGCAGATCGCGTTCTACTCGTTCGAGCGCAAGGTCCATCAGGCCCGCCGCGAGGGTGAGCTGACGCCGGAAGCGCTGTGCGAGATCTGGATGAGCGTGCAGGCCGAGAGCCTGGGCCCGGCGATCCGCCTATCGGCGGGCTACGAGCCGTATTGGTGCTACATCCCGCACTTCATTCATTCGCCGTTCTACGTCTATGCCTACGCCTTCGGGGATTGCCTGGTGAACTCGCTCTACGGCGTCTATCAGAACGCCGCTGACGGCTTCCAGGAGCGCTATTTCGCGCTGCTCTCGGCCGGTGGCACCAAGCACCATTCCGAGCTGCTTGCCCCCTTCGGGCTGGACGCGCGCGATCCCGGTTTCTGGCAGATCGGCCTCAAGATGATCGAAGGCATGATCATCGAGCTGGAAGGGATGGAGTGA
- a CDS encoding outer membrane beta-barrel protein — translation MSGRTKILLLSGTALAGLALGWTMAVAQQARALRTGTPTYIAQQPAPPAAPLAPATGDPEAIRDPAGLIQNQSTTVSARQPSRASQPIQAPALRGVTQRQFRAPPPTVAALPPPAPPPPPPRRRSAAEEDPYAALGLRLGSVTLRPGITNSVGYDTNPQRSSTPGVKGSPFARYEADLDIQSDWNAHELKGKLRGSYLQFFRDGEASRPDGEGNLDLRLDATRDTRILLESRFRLDTQRPGSPDLTAAVQGRPLIWQYGGSAGVTHDINRLQLTLRGSVDRSDYEDARLTSGAILSQKDRNQTQYGLRLRAAYEVTPGFKPFVQGEIDQREFDEKVDSSGYMRSSNGVTGRIGSSFEISRQLTGEISGGYQDRKYEDARLKNLRGFIGDAAVLWQPTPLTTVTLRGGGELGDTTIAGSSGTTVRRGTLEIAHALRRNLVVTGFTNFSRTDYEGQGLREDFMNVGARIEYKLTRTFSIRASFTHERLNSTAIGADYTANVSQVGLRVQF, via the coding sequence GTGTCCGGCCGCACGAAGATCCTGCTTCTGTCCGGCACCGCCCTGGCCGGGCTCGCGCTCGGCTGGACGATGGCCGTGGCGCAGCAGGCGCGCGCGCTCAGGACGGGCACGCCGACCTATATCGCGCAGCAGCCAGCCCCGCCGGCGGCACCGCTCGCACCGGCGACCGGCGATCCCGAGGCCATTCGCGACCCGGCGGGCCTGATTCAGAACCAGAGCACGACCGTCTCGGCGCGCCAGCCTTCCCGCGCCAGCCAGCCCATCCAGGCGCCGGCGCTGCGCGGCGTCACGCAACGCCAGTTCCGCGCGCCGCCGCCCACCGTTGCCGCGCTGCCGCCGCCTGCTCCGCCGCCGCCCCCGCCACGCCGCCGCAGCGCAGCGGAAGAGGATCCTTACGCCGCGCTGGGGCTGCGCCTCGGCTCGGTGACGCTGCGGCCCGGCATCACCAACTCGGTCGGCTACGACACCAACCCGCAGCGCAGCTCCACGCCCGGCGTGAAGGGCTCGCCCTTCGCCCGCTACGAGGCCGATCTCGACATCCAGTCCGACTGGAACGCGCACGAGCTCAAGGGGAAGCTGCGCGGCAGCTATCTGCAGTTCTTCAGGGACGGCGAGGCCTCGCGCCCGGATGGCGAAGGCAATCTCGACCTGCGGCTCGACGCCACCCGCGACACCCGCATCCTGCTCGAATCGCGCTTCCGGCTCGATACGCAGCGCCCCGGCTCGCCCGATCTGACCGCCGCCGTGCAGGGCCGCCCGCTGATCTGGCAATATGGCGGCTCGGCCGGCGTCACCCACGATATCAACCGTCTGCAGCTGACCTTGCGCGGCTCGGTCGACCGCAGCGACTATGAGGATGCACGCCTCACCAGCGGTGCGATCCTCTCGCAGAAGGACCGCAACCAGACGCAGTACGGCCTGCGCCTGCGCGCCGCCTACGAGGTGACACCGGGCTTCAAGCCCTTCGTGCAGGGCGAGATCGACCAGCGGGAATTCGACGAGAAGGTCGATTCGAGCGGCTATATGCGCTCCTCGAACGGCGTGACCGGGCGCATCGGCTCGAGCTTCGAGATCAGCCGCCAGCTCACCGGCGAGATCTCCGGCGGCTATCAGGATCGCAAATACGAAGATGCCCGGCTGAAGAACCTGCGCGGCTTCATCGGCGATGCCGCGGTGCTGTGGCAGCCGACACCGCTCACGACAGTGACGCTGCGCGGCGGCGGCGAGCTGGGCGACACCACCATCGCCGGCTCCTCGGGCACCACGGTGCGGCGGGGGACGCTCGAAATCGCCCATGCGCTGCGGCGCAACCTGGTCGTCACCGGCTTCACTAATTTCAGCCGCACCGACTATGAAGGCCAGGGCCTGCGCGAGGACTTCATGAATGTCGGGGCACGCATCGAGTACAAGCTGACCCGCACCTTCTCGATCCGCGCCAGCTTCACCCATGAGCGCCTGAACTCGACAGCGATCGGCGCGGACTACACGGCGAATGTCTCGCAGGTCGGGCTCAGGGTTCAGTTCTAG